One window from the genome of Dermacentor silvarum isolate Dsil-2018 chromosome 5, BIME_Dsil_1.4, whole genome shotgun sequence encodes:
- the LOC119452749 gene encoding LOW QUALITY PROTEIN: uncharacterized protein LOC119452749 (The sequence of the model RefSeq protein was modified relative to this genomic sequence to represent the inferred CDS: inserted 2 bases in 1 codon), with protein MTVPLSHVRLRPDAVPSKFPNHLSYLSRKTARREDPDSKRARIENAALQKAIAESNEAFIRAREEDKVNSVSELANHLRSQGMKFWDVIERNEMLLLIHIVDDEAPWLKYSVCVKGDLSVTLHVMKTAVKKLGANLCVPEIANSKRGMVELLEDIEKWDCDLMSNSVAEICEAVCLLLDQLCTSQAEDDANCIQFLKEQVTLHLSKKQRRRYSADFMMFCCIVFTISPHAYAFIRSHGSITLPHPMTIRSVCSSYGMSPQQEHQSETFLSYMTRISDLKDDQRFVTVMVDEIHIKPYFDYKGGNITGAAINRNEAANCALVFMVRRXKFKEVAHIVPVHRVEAEFLQKTLKDVICGLEKIGYRVMCVVSDNNFVNRKAMSLFESPPCNRIVYQHPSDPSRPLFFVIDPVHILKCIRNNWINQKNDQICFYFPEIQGDTPESERMQTASFATIRDLHSKECDQLLKYGYGLSRKALYPSSLERQDVKLALQIFNDYLPEALRALGAKHNLFSFEATATFVEIILKWWKIVNVKTPWKGERLRDHFQQPVLSIDNDPKIDFLHMFLKWLDEWKNKGFDNGTLTKETHAALEHTTYALVELARYSFEELGMSYVLFGKIQTDCLEDRFGKYRQLAGAQYHISIRQIYEVENKLRLQSTLPTVSPDQHWECVRKQVEALLPSSNVVVTSQVLTKMQDVVPVLVYVAGYAVYGTLKKLKCEQCRDSLTVDKKITVSATNEHYGLVKQLDRGGLVYPSMFALNAVAHSYVVVEQLATETALLMMPEQRQVVTKMTLQLLASEEQSDFDTCENGHTVELVLKHILRCSTNILLRTFVGS; from the exons atgacagtGCCGCTATCTCATGTGCGCCTTCGCCCAGACGCTGTACCGTCGAAGTTCCCGAATCATTTGAGCTACTTGTCCAGAAAGACCGCGAGGAGGGAAGATCCTGACTCCAAGCGCGCGCGAATAGAGAATGCAGCCCTTCAGAAAGCCATCGCTGAATCCAACGAGGCATTTATCAGAGCACGCGAGGAGGATAAAGTCAACAGTGTGAGCGAACTTGCCAACCACTTAAGGAGCCAAGGGATGAAGTTCTGGGATGTTATCGAAAGAAATGAAATGCTTCTTCTCATTCACATTGTCGACGATGAAGCACCGTGGTTGAAATACTCTGTTTGCGTGAAAGGAGATTTGAGCGTGACACTACACGTTATGAAAACGGCCGTAAAAAAGCTCGGTGCAAATCTCTGCGTTCCCGAAATCGCTAACAGTAAAAGGGGTATGGTGGAACTCCTGGAAGACATCGAGAAGTGGGACTGTGACCTGATGTCCAACTCAGTCGCCGAAATTTGCGAGGCTGTTTGTTTACTGCTTGATCAGCTTTGCACGTCCCAAGCAGAAGATGACGCCAACTGTATTCAATTTCTGAAAGAGCAAGTCACCTTGCACCTATCGAAAAAACAGCGCAGGCGCTACTCTGCTGATTTCATGATGTTTTGCTGTATTGTTTTCACTATATCGCCCCATGCATACGCGTTCATACGTAGCCATGGAAGCATCACCTTGCCGCATCCTATGACGATAAGATCAGTGTGCTCGTCTTATGGTATGAGTCCTCAACAAGAGCATCAGAGTGAAACATTCCTCAGCTACATGACAAGAATTTCTGACCTGAAAGATGACCAGCGCTTTGTCACAGTTATGGTTGATGAAATACATATAAAACCTTACTTTGACTACAAAGGAGGCAATATTACCGGCGCAGCAATTAATAGAAATGAAGCTGCTAACTGTGCGCTCGTTTTCATGGTGCGCAG TAAATTCAAAGAAGTTGCGCACATCGTGCCGGTGCACCGagtagaggcggagttcctgcaaaagacgcttaaagacgtgatttgtgggctggaaaagattgggtaccgggttatgtgcgtcgtcagcgacaacaactttgtgaacagaaaagcgatgtcacttttcgaatcacctccgtgtaacagaattgtgtACCAACATCCATCAGACCCTTCAAGGCCGCTGTTCTTCGTTATAGACCCAGTGCACATTCTAAAATGCATACGAAATAACTGGATCAATCAGAAGAATGACCAAATTTGTTTCTACTTCCCGGAGATCCAAGGAGACACACCAGAATCAGAGCGAATGCAAACAGCGTCATTTGCAACAATCAGGGACCTTCACAGCAAAGAGTGTGACCAGCTGTTGAAATATGGCTATGGGCTGTCAAGAAAAGCCCTCTACCCTTCGAGTCTTGAAAGGCAGGACGTAAAGCTTGCTTTACAAATCTTCAATGACTATTTACCAGAGGCGTTACGTGCTCTTGGAGCAAAGCACAACCTATTCTCTTTCGAGGCCACGGCTACATTCGTCGAGATCATACTCAAGTGGTGGAAAATTGTAAACGTCAAAACTCCATGGAAGGGAGAAAGGCTTAGAGATCACTTCCAACAACCAGTGCTTTCCATTGATAACGATCCGAAAATTGACTTCTTGCACATGTTTCTGAAGTGGCTGGATGAGTGGAAGAACAAAGGTTTTGACAACGGTACTCTGACAAAGGAGACTCACGCTGCTCTCGAACACACCACCTATGCGCTTGTTGAGCTCGCTAGGTACAGCTTCGAAGAGCTTGGAATGTCATATGTCCTTTTTGGGAAGATTCAGACAGACTGCCTTGAAGATCGGTTTGGAAAGTATAGGCAGCTGGCAGGTGCGCAATATCACATCTCCATCAGGCAGATATATGAAGTCGAAAACAAGCTGCGCCTGCAGAGCACCTTGCCTACAGTTTCCCCTGACCAGCACTGGGAATGTGTCCGAAAGCAAGTCGAGGCATTGCTTCCCAGCAGCAACGTTGTTGTTACCAGCCAGGTTCTTACGAAGATGCAGGACGTCGTCCCAGTCCTCGTCTACGTTGCAGGTTATGCAGTATACGGGACCCTTAAAAAGTTGAAGTGCGAGCAATGCAGGGACTCGTTGACCGTGGACAAGAAGATCACAGTCTCTGCCACAAACGAACATTATGGTCTTGTGAAGCAGCTGGACCGAGGAGGTTTAGTTTATCCATCAATGTTTGCACTTAACGCAGTTGCTCATAGCTACGTTGTAGTAGAGCAGCTCGCTACAGAGACAGCACTGCTTATGATGCCTGAACAACGCCAGGTGGTAACGAAAATGACGCTACAATTGCTGGCTAGTGAAGAGCAGTCCGACTTCGATACGTGTGAGAATGGCCACACAGTTGAATTAGTGCTTAAACACATCCTGCGgtgcagcaccaacattctgCTAAGAACTTTTGTAGGAAGCTGA